The Acinetobacter sp. GSS19 genome includes a region encoding these proteins:
- a CDS encoding sigma-54 interaction domain-containing protein — protein sequence MSIFTHPIISQTRRNERATATVFEDPRSKALLDRIKQIAPSDANALIIGETGTGKELVARQIHDLSYRAKGPFIAVNCGALTESLAESELFGHEKGAFTGAIHQRIGWFEAAHNGTLFLDEIGDLSLPMQVKLLRILQEREIIRVGSLKPIPINVRIIAATNVDLEKAVIEGKFREDLFYRLYVALLRIPRLADRRADILPLAKFFVERYQTNPHQTPLRISSLAAKKLIQHRWPGNIRELENTIQHAILVSQNGVIEPEDINFSNLVIGNGQSSGFLPHSSSIAADSNSAIHHLQDAEQLLQNTFRQLFESSTHLTDLNINELIEKQFIRSAYAYCQYNQVHTAKLLGVTRNVVRTRLLKHGLI from the coding sequence ATGTCTATTTTTACTCATCCGATTATAAGCCAGACACGGAGAAATGAACGCGCTACGGCTACTGTTTTTGAGGATCCTCGGTCCAAAGCCTTACTGGACAGGATCAAACAGATTGCCCCGAGTGACGCAAATGCATTGATTATTGGCGAGACTGGCACAGGTAAAGAACTGGTAGCACGTCAAATTCATGATCTGAGTTATCGTGCCAAGGGGCCGTTTATTGCGGTCAATTGTGGCGCTTTGACTGAGTCTCTCGCAGAAAGCGAGCTGTTCGGACATGAAAAAGGCGCTTTTACCGGAGCGATCCATCAGCGTATCGGCTGGTTTGAGGCAGCACATAATGGCACCTTATTTCTGGATGAAATTGGCGATCTGTCGTTACCGATGCAGGTGAAATTATTAAGGATTTTACAAGAAAGGGAAATTATTCGGGTGGGGTCTTTAAAGCCGATCCCGATTAATGTCCGCATCATTGCTGCGACCAATGTGGATCTAGAAAAAGCGGTCATCGAAGGAAAGTTCCGTGAGGATTTATTCTATCGTTTATATGTGGCCTTACTACGCATTCCACGCTTGGCAGACCGTCGCGCAGATATCCTGCCGCTGGCCAAATTCTTTGTAGAACGCTATCAGACCAATCCACACCAGACCCCGTTGCGCATTTCCTCTTTAGCTGCGAAAAAGCTCATTCAACATCGTTGGCCAGGCAATATCCGTGAGCTAGAAAATACCATTCAGCATGCGATTCTGGTCAGTCAAAATGGGGTAATTGAGCCAGAAGATATCAATTTTTCGAACCTAGTCATCGGGAATGGTCAATCTTCCGGATTTTTACCACACAGCTCTTCTATTGCTGCAGATTCAAATTCAGCAATTCATCATCTGCAAGATGCTGAACAATTATTGCAAAACACGTTTAGACAGTTATTTGAGTCATCAACACACTTAACCGATCTTAACATTAATGAACTTATAGAAAAACAGTTTATCCGTAGTGCATATGCATACTGTCAATATAATCAGGTGCATACAGCCAAGTTGCTCGGTGTAACACGTAATGTTGTGCGAACCCGTTTATTAAAACATGGCCTGATTTAA
- a CDS encoding TOBE domain-containing protein, giving the protein MAITSVNVRNQFKGVIQEIVTGSVVSEINVETKAGIFTSIISTRSVQDLDLKIGSEVVVLIKSTEVSLAKL; this is encoded by the coding sequence ATGGCAATTACCTCAGTCAATGTTCGTAACCAGTTCAAAGGCGTTATTCAAGAAATTGTAACAGGCAGCGTAGTTTCAGAAATTAATGTAGAAACTAAAGCCGGTATCTTTACTTCTATTATCAGCACACGCTCCGTTCAGGATTTAGACTTGAAAATTGGTTCAGAAGTGGTCGTCTTAATTAAATCTACCGAAGTCTCATTGGCCAAGCTTTAG
- a CDS encoding ABC transporter ATP-binding protein, with protein sequence MSQQDLGSLSIQQLSKRYPSQNSEDLVVLDGINLEIKPGEFISIVGSSGCGKSTLLRLLVGLENQYQGTILVDGKKAFGTSLNRGIVFQDHRLFPWLSVRENIRIALHKSNLSHAEENKIIDEHLELVNLSNFKNAYPSQLSGGMNQRVAIARSLVNRPKILLLDEPFGALDALTRQNLQDELQRIWQTEKITMIIVTHDVEEAVFLGDRVVVMQPHPGRIKRIVNVPVPHPRKREDVRLHNIKNNILQDFSDPSKDVLLQAPKQFSDYQFAW encoded by the coding sequence ATGTCGCAGCAAGATCTTGGTTCTTTATCGATTCAACAGTTAAGTAAAAGGTATCCTTCGCAAAATAGTGAAGACCTGGTAGTGCTAGACGGAATTAACCTGGAGATCAAGCCTGGGGAATTCATAAGTATTGTTGGCAGTAGTGGGTGTGGAAAGTCTACTTTGTTACGATTGCTGGTCGGTCTGGAAAACCAGTATCAGGGAACTATCTTGGTTGATGGTAAAAAAGCCTTTGGTACCAGCTTAAACCGCGGGATTGTGTTTCAGGATCACCGTCTGTTTCCTTGGTTGAGTGTCCGGGAAAATATCCGCATTGCACTGCATAAAAGCAATTTAAGCCATGCTGAAGAAAATAAAATTATTGATGAGCATCTGGAACTGGTGAATCTCAGTAATTTCAAAAATGCCTATCCTTCACAGTTATCGGGAGGGATGAATCAAAGGGTTGCCATTGCGCGTAGTTTGGTGAATCGTCCAAAAATTCTATTGCTGGATGAGCCTTTTGGTGCCTTGGATGCTTTGACACGCCAGAATTTGCAGGATGAGTTACAGCGAATCTGGCAAACTGAAAAAATCACCATGATCATTGTGACTCACGATGTGGAAGAAGCAGTCTTTTTGGGCGATCGTGTGGTAGTGATGCAGCCACATCCGGGCCGGATCAAACGTATTGTGAATGTTCCTGTTCCACATCCACGTAAGCGTGAAGATGTACGTTTGCATAACATTAAAAATAATATTTTGCAGGACTTTAGCGATCCTAGCAAAGATGTGCTGCTTCAGGCACCGAAGCAGTTTTCAGATTATCAGTTTGCTTGGTAG
- a CDS encoding LLM class flavin-dependent oxidoreductase: MAKRQIKLGAFIPATSQHAAGWRHPESRPQDHLNIDYLIELAKTAERGLFDAYFLADGLSVRWGNAKEGQRGLGDKPVGFEPVTLFAALSTVTQNLGFIATASTTYEDPYLLARKFASLDHISKGRAGWNVVTTASPDTARNFSLEKHPDPKTRYQRAHEFIEVTQKLWDSWEDDAFIYDKSTGEFFHADKVHEPLHTGQYFNVQGPLNVSRPPQGYPVIVQAGQSEEGRELAGKYAEVIFTAQQNLQDAQEFYRDVKNRLLKYGRHPDDLKIMPGVSIFVAKTEEEAKEKYEFLNNLIHPKVGLTLLSGLSGGINLEKYDLDAPFPTLEDADLNFSSRQQMMIDIARRHHFSIRQLYQYIASARGHWTLVGTPEQVVDQLQEWFENEGADGFNILPPTTPAGLNDFVDFIVPELQRRGLFRTEYEGSTLRENLGLKRPENQYVAARKLNKVAS; encoded by the coding sequence ATGGCCAAACGTCAAATTAAACTCGGGGCTTTTATTCCGGCAACTTCCCAACATGCTGCCGGCTGGCGGCATCCTGAATCACGCCCGCAGGATCATCTGAATATTGATTACCTGATTGAGCTTGCAAAAACCGCAGAACGTGGCTTATTTGATGCTTATTTTCTGGCAGATGGCTTATCGGTCCGCTGGGGTAATGCAAAAGAAGGGCAACGAGGGTTAGGTGATAAACCGGTAGGTTTTGAACCTGTTACCTTGTTTGCTGCATTGTCTACAGTTACTCAAAATCTTGGCTTTATTGCAACAGCCTCGACCACATATGAAGACCCTTATCTCTTGGCACGTAAATTTGCCTCTTTAGATCATATTTCTAAAGGCCGTGCTGGTTGGAATGTAGTGACTACGGCTTCACCCGATACTGCACGCAATTTCAGTCTGGAAAAACATCCTGACCCTAAAACCCGTTATCAACGTGCGCATGAATTTATTGAAGTGACCCAAAAACTGTGGGATTCTTGGGAAGATGATGCTTTTATTTATGATAAAAGCACAGGAGAATTTTTCCATGCAGATAAAGTGCATGAGCCACTGCATACGGGTCAATATTTCAACGTTCAAGGTCCGTTGAATGTCTCTCGCCCACCGCAAGGTTATCCTGTCATCGTTCAAGCAGGCCAGTCCGAGGAGGGGCGTGAACTGGCCGGAAAATATGCCGAAGTGATCTTTACTGCTCAGCAAAACCTGCAAGATGCGCAAGAGTTCTATCGTGATGTGAAAAACCGTTTATTAAAATACGGCCGCCATCCAGATGACTTGAAAATCATGCCAGGAGTTTCCATTTTTGTGGCAAAAACAGAAGAAGAAGCTAAAGAAAAATATGAGTTCTTAAATAACTTAATCCATCCGAAAGTTGGTTTGACACTACTTTCAGGTTTATCTGGTGGGATTAACCTAGAGAAATATGATCTGGATGCACCATTCCCAACACTGGAAGATGCTGATCTCAACTTCTCTAGTCGCCAGCAGATGATGATTGATATTGCTCGCCGCCATCACTTTAGCATCCGTCAACTGTATCAATACATTGCTTCAGCACGGGGACACTGGACTCTGGTGGGTACGCCTGAGCAGGTCGTCGATCAGCTACAGGAATGGTTTGAAAATGAAGGCGCTGATGGCTTTAACATCTTACCTCCTACCACCCCTGCCGGTCTGAATGACTTCGTCGATTTTATCGTACCTGAATTACAGCGTCGGGGTCTATTCCGCACTGAATATGAAGGCAGCACCTTACGTGAAAACCTTGGCCTCAAACGTCCAGAAAATCAGTATGTCGCTGCACGGAAACTGAATAAAGTCGCCTCATAA
- a CDS encoding vWA domain-containing protein: MTHEAQISRTSPTAFLFLVDQSGSMMDKMSSGKTKAEFVSDVLNKTLMELITRCSKSEGIRDYFDIGVLGYGHQGVTNGFSGTLGNQVMNPISLLEQNPLRIEDRKRKMDDGAGGIVEISVKFPMWFEPTANGGTPMRAALTKAAEELANWCDAHPDSYPPTILHVTDGESNDGDPEEIAHHLSQIGTNDGSVLIYNLHVSALSNSPIVLPSSEHILPDTYAKMLFRMSSQLPPHLIGYAQDKGFKVSGESRGFIFNAEASDIVDFFDIGTRASQLR; the protein is encoded by the coding sequence ATGACCCATGAAGCCCAAATCAGTAGAACGTCACCAACAGCATTTTTATTTTTAGTGGATCAGTCTGGCTCTATGATGGACAAAATGTCATCTGGAAAAACTAAAGCTGAATTTGTCTCTGATGTTCTCAACAAAACTTTAATGGAGTTAATTACACGTTGTTCAAAGTCTGAGGGAATTCGCGATTATTTTGATATTGGTGTTTTAGGTTATGGTCACCAAGGGGTTACTAATGGTTTTAGTGGAACCTTAGGTAATCAAGTGATGAATCCTATTTCTTTACTTGAACAAAATCCATTAAGAATTGAAGATCGTAAACGTAAAATGGATGATGGTGCTGGTGGGATTGTAGAAATTTCAGTTAAATTTCCAATGTGGTTTGAACCAACTGCTAATGGTGGAACTCCAATGCGAGCAGCTTTAACTAAAGCTGCTGAAGAATTAGCGAATTGGTGTGATGCTCATCCAGATAGTTATCCCCCAACTATTTTGCACGTTACTGATGGTGAATCAAACGATGGTGATCCAGAAGAAATTGCTCATCATTTAAGTCAAATCGGAACTAATGATGGTTCTGTTCTTATTTATAATTTACATGTTAGTGCTTTAAGCAACTCACCAATTGTTCTGCCATCTAGTGAACATATATTGCCAGATACTTACGCTAAAATGTTATTTAGAATGTCTAGTCAATTACCACCCCATTTGATTGGATATGCACAAGATAAAGGATTTAAGGTGAGTGGTGAATCAAGAGGCTTTATTTTTAATGCCGAAGCTTCAGATATTGTTGACTTCTTCGATATTGGTACTAGAGCATCTCAATTACGATAA
- a CDS encoding protein kinase family protein, with protein sequence MSYPSFEKYNEAFQLHNKFLTDSELAAGTVRKTGLGTPLAISGGFALTYTIDCNSKKYAVRCFHKESKSLELRYLEISKKIKSLASPFFLDFEFQPNGIRVDGKAYPIVKMAWASGSTLGEFLEDNFDNQNFIKNLGDSLIKLSDYLEQNSIAHGDIQTGNLMVSNTGSSLQLIDYDGMYIDSIASLGSSELGHINFQHPYRAKQNPFNNRLDRFSLILLWLACKSLEIDSKIWGKTKSEFDAIVFRSTDFANPNTSQTFSLLSSYPALKDHVNNFAAICGITDLNDIPNLSNFIQGIGIPSTNNIQIISKNVSRAVVLNEYISPYPVLSALDYNLCLKHIGNQVEVIGKIVEVKQGLTRNNKPYIFINFGDWKGNIFKITIWSEGLDIIANKPNHTWIGKWVSVKGLMEAPFKSKKHKYSHISITLTKKGQLFQIDELEAKKRLISKSLPQNNNSGSIKISNRDILTQIGVGSSSANNSSPTSGQSITSTNSVTKSQNQAILSKIHATSKPINSQPVQSPSKSSTPSLLKSSNHNSTYSKPPQTSNTPKTITTKPSSGSKIEQIIGGVIWIVIVLVLLKACS encoded by the coding sequence ATGAGCTATCCATCATTTGAGAAATATAATGAAGCTTTTCAGCTTCATAATAAATTCCTAACAGATTCAGAACTAGCAGCAGGAACTGTAAGGAAAACAGGTCTTGGAACTCCTTTAGCAATAAGTGGTGGGTTTGCTTTAACTTATACAATCGATTGTAATTCTAAAAAATATGCTGTCAGATGCTTCCATAAAGAGTCAAAATCCCTTGAGTTGCGATATTTAGAAATATCTAAAAAAATTAAGTCCCTTGCATCTCCATTCTTTTTAGATTTTGAGTTTCAGCCAAATGGCATTCGTGTAGATGGAAAAGCATACCCTATCGTAAAAATGGCGTGGGCTTCGGGATCTACCCTTGGTGAATTTCTCGAAGATAATTTTGATAATCAGAATTTTATTAAAAATCTAGGTGATTCTCTAATAAAATTATCAGATTATTTAGAGCAAAATTCTATTGCACACGGGGATATCCAAACAGGAAACTTAATGGTTTCTAATACAGGATCTAGCCTTCAATTGATCGACTATGACGGTATGTATATTGATTCGATAGCTAGTCTTGGTAGTTCAGAATTAGGGCATATAAACTTCCAACACCCTTATCGTGCTAAACAAAATCCTTTCAATAATAGATTAGATAGGTTTTCTTTAATTCTATTATGGCTAGCATGTAAATCATTAGAAATAGATTCGAAAATTTGGGGTAAAACAAAATCAGAATTTGATGCTATCGTATTTCGCTCAACTGACTTTGCTAATCCAAATACATCACAAACTTTTTCCTTATTAAGCTCTTATCCAGCCTTAAAAGATCATGTAAATAATTTTGCAGCTATATGTGGTATAACTGATTTAAATGATATACCTAATCTAAGCAACTTTATTCAAGGTATTGGAATACCTAGCACTAATAATATTCAAATTATTTCTAAGAATGTTAGTAGGGCTGTAGTTTTAAATGAGTATATAAGTCCATATCCTGTATTATCAGCATTGGATTACAACTTATGTCTAAAACATATTGGTAATCAAGTAGAAGTTATAGGAAAGATTGTCGAAGTCAAACAGGGTCTTACACGCAATAATAAGCCTTATATCTTTATCAACTTTGGTGATTGGAAAGGTAATATATTCAAAATTACTATTTGGAGTGAGGGCTTAGATATTATTGCTAACAAACCTAATCATACTTGGATTGGGAAATGGGTTAGCGTAAAAGGTCTAATGGAAGCCCCATTCAAGAGTAAGAAACATAAGTATTCCCATATTTCTATTACTTTAACTAAAAAAGGTCAATTATTCCAAATTGACGAGTTAGAAGCTAAAAAACGCCTTATAAGTAAGTCTCTTCCTCAAAATAATAATAGTGGGTCAATTAAAATATCAAATAGAGATATTCTTACACAAATTGGAGTTGGATCATCCTCAGCTAATAATTCAAGCCCAACAAGTGGTCAATCAATTACCTCTACTAATAGTGTAACGAAGTCTCAAAATCAGGCTATTTTAAGCAAAATTCATGCTACATCTAAGCCTATTAACTCGCAACCTGTTCAAAGTCCTTCAAAAAGTAGTACTCCATCTCTTTTAAAATCATCCAATCACAATTCAACTTATTCCAAACCACCACAGACATCGAATACCCCAAAAACAATAACAACTAAACCTTCATCGGGTAGTAAAATAGAGCAGATAATTGGCGGTGTAATTTGGATAGTAATAGTTTTAGTTCTTTTAAAAGCATGTAGCTGA